The following DNA comes from Ailuropoda melanoleuca isolate Jingjing unplaced genomic scaffold, ASM200744v2 unplaced-scaffold51061, whole genome shotgun sequence.
GAGGCCTTCAGCTGCGCGGGCCTGGCGAGCGCGGCGCAGCGCTTCATCCTGCGCCACGTGGGCGAGCTGGGCCCGGAGCAGCTGGAGCGCCTGCCTCTAGCGCGCCTGCTGCGCTACCTGCGCGACGACGGGCTGTGCGTGCCTAAGGAGGAGGCCGCCTACCAGCTGGCGCTGCGCTGGGTGCGCGCGGACCCGCCGCGCCGCGCCGCGCATTGGCCGCAGCTGCTCGAGGCCGTGCGCTTGCCCTTCGTGCGCCGCTTCTACCTGCTGGCGCACGTCGAGGCCGAGCCGCTAGTGGCGCGCTGCCCGCCCTGCCTGCGCCTGCTGCGCGAGGCGCGCGACTTTCAGGCGGCGCGCTACGACCGCCACGACCGCGGGCCCTGCCCTCGCATGCGCCCGCGCCCCTCCACCGGCCTCGCGGAGATCCTCGTGCTCGTGGGTGGCTGCGACCAGGACTGCGACGAGTTGGTCACCGTCGACTGCTACAACCCGCAGACGGGCCAGTGGCGTTACCTGGCCGAGTTCCCCGACCACCTGGGCGGCGGCTACAGCATCGTGGCGCTGGGCAATGACATCTACGTGACGGGTGAGGGGACTGGGAGCCAGCCGGGA
Coding sequences within:
- the LOC117799496 gene encoding kelch-like protein 21, producing AFSCAGLASAAQRFILRHVGELGPEQLERLPLARLLRYLRDDGLCVPKEEAAYQLALRWVRADPPRRAAHWPQLLEAVRLPFVRRFYLLAHVEAEPLVARCPPCLRLLREARDFQAARYDRHDRGPCPRMRPRPSTGLAEILVLVGGCDQDCDELVTVDCYNPQTGQWRYLAEFPDHLGGGYSIVALGNDIYVTGEGTGSQPGGPWVSLLRPRESAFFCWRNL